Proteins co-encoded in one Capsicum annuum cultivar UCD-10X-F1 chromosome 9, UCD10Xv1.1, whole genome shotgun sequence genomic window:
- the LOC107841455 gene encoding uncharacterized protein LOC107841455 → MLQWMGGSRRKVDASRRSTQKRQKQFFEQRKWHEQQKKDARESFFEEKTPCYQPEKNSRSLDILSLLNLSTGSGEHKSNVHSARHIYEDNQMLQPSPVIQTKKVICLGSLQHKEGTSPSYQDDAACPQNTSVGAPGGHEKALYSTDHKENPLTNSTSKQLSIIDILGDDGPNCELGSSTHEGHVAFSFEGLGKVEMSTPVHSPQQPGRSSCPRARRKGLSSDYLNRGIYGIELELDRMMVDVELPFRTSPLDGSSCSRGIPDLPGSAEHKLPDTKWFSFNNNFTYLHAFENDEIFGKSKESSNTIWNAYSSFPLPESFHEDCGSLPKSHLYHLDAGSTDFWNCQSCGRRAFYFEDCYYWNSANSCSARNNEKQGTCFDDSYHQNQRVRMRAKAEFNIIDSPTSYSKHFKPENFSVSDGEWYSMGCASPHLMDYIDHADMTWFANEDARDNLSLLSEESSTAVVGDLDTQQKMNSNNKRRSQEDVSDGSKEKKFCEMLFSKERNCKRSDIQLGKEMDEPTKSPWPLNQSRAEPEHGNPVFYEKRSDMNNDQPREARYSPGESNSRFRSFYQTSGSKRYVSTCSDFSVGDVLTDREPKLQVDTLQNFKGSNKYPGEYAPSSFMLEPTTFALDSPGCTFRNLFQDAKKACGTEDSLHSLGSHGTVTGNFVRDVGKIPYFPSDGDKGVDILPFDSSQFVPITEVSGRCKGFSSGKEKSVDVSSAVNRCSNCEEPKEKTPEVKDRTRLFNYSECAEEASLSIEISTVSKGDQDSSDKNQDTQIFT, encoded by the exons ATGTTACAATGGATGGGTGGGTCAAGGAGGAAAGTTGATGCT TCAAGAAGGTCAACACAGAAAAG GCAAAAGCAATTTTTTGAGCAAAGAAAATGGCATGAGCAGCAGAAAAAAGATGCAAGAGAGAGCTTCTTTGAGGAGAAAACCCCATGCTATCAGCCAGAAAAGAATAGTCGTTCACTTGATATTCTGAGTTTACTGAACTTATCAACAGGTTCTGGGGAACACAAGTCAAATGTCCATTCAG CAAGGCATATTTATGAGGACAATCAAATGCTACAGCCTTCTCCAGTGATTCAAACAAAAAAAGTCATTTGTCTTGGCTCTCTTCAACATAAGGAAG GAACTTCACCAAGCTACCAAGATGATGCTGCCTGCCCACAGAA TACATCAGTCGGAGCACCTGGAGGTCATGAGAAAGCTTTGTACAGCACCGATCACAAAGAAAACCCTCTGACAAACTCTACAAGCAAGC AGCTCTCTATCATTGACATACTTGGTGATGATGGACCGAACTGCGAGTTGGGAAGTTCGACTCATGAAGGCCATGTTGCATTTTCGTTTGAAG GTTTAGGTAAAGTTGAAATGTCTACCCCAGTCCATTCACCGCAGCAACCTGGCAG GTCCTCATGTCCAAGGGCTAGGAGAAAGGGTCTCTCATCTGACTACCTTAACAGAGGCATATATGGCATTGAACTTGAATTG GATCGCATGATGGTGGATGTAGAACTACCTTTTCGTACAAGTCCTTTAGACGGATCCTCTTGCTCCAGGGGAATACCAGATTTACCTGGCAGCGCAGAACATAAGTTACCAGATACCAAATGGTTCTCCTTTAATAACAATTTCACTTATCTGCACGCTTTTGAGAATGATGAGATCTTTGGCAAAAGTAAGGAGAGTTCAAATACAATTTGGAATG CATATTCCAGCTTCCCACTTCCTGAAAGCTTTCATGAAGATTGTGGTTCACTACCTAAGAGCCACTTATATCATTTAGATGCTGGCTCCACTGATTTTTGGAATTGCCAAAGTTGTGGGAGGCGAGCATTCTACTTTGAGGACTGTTATTATTGGAATTCTGCCAATTCTTGTAGTGCCAGAAATAATGAGAAGCAAGGAACCTGTTTTGATGACTCTTATCATCAGAATCAAAG GGTCAGGATGAGAGCCAAAGCAGAATTCAACATAATAG ATTCACCTACTTCCTATTCCAAGCACTTCAAACCAGAGAATTTCAGTGTCTCAGATGGAGAATG GTATTCCATGGGATGCGCAAGCCCTCATTTAATGGATTATATAGACCATGCTGACATGACATGGTTTGCAAATGAAGATGCAAGAGATAATTTGAGTTTATTGAG CGAAGAGTCATCCACTGCAG TGGTGGGTGACTTAGACACACAACAAAAGATGAACTCAAATAATAAAAGGAGAAGCCAGGAGGATGTATCTGATGGGAGCAAAGAGAAAAAATTCTGTGAGATGTTATTTTCGAAGGAAAGAAATTGCAAGAGGAGTGATATTCAGCTAGGGAAAGAAATGGATGAGCCAACAAAGTCACCATGGCCACTGAACCAATCAAGAGCCGAGCCAGAACATGGCAATCCTGTATTTTATGAGAAGAGGTCAGACATGAACAATGATCAACCGAGGGAGGCAAGATATAGTCCAGGAGAGTCAAATTcaagattcagatctttctacCAAACTTCAGGTTCCAAAAGATATGTATCCACTTGTTCTGACTTTTCTGTTGGAGATGTCCTTACTGACCGGGAGCCTAAGTTACAAGTGGACACCCTACAGAACTTCAAAGGGTCTAATAAATATCCAGGTGAATATGCACCCTCAAGTTTTATGTTGGAACCAACGACTTTTGCACTAGATAGCCCCGGGTGCACCTTCAGGAACTTGTTTCAGGATGCCAAGAAGGCATGTGGTACCGAGGATTCATTACATAGTCTTGGTTCCCATGGCACAGTAACAGGAAACTTTGTAAGAGATGTAGGTAAGATACCTTATTTCCCGAGCGATGGAGACAAAGGTGTTGATATCCTACCATTTGATAGCAGCCAATTTGTCCCAATTACTGAAGTTTCTGGTAGGTGCAAGGGTTTCTCATCAGGAAAGGAAAAGTCAGTGGATGTATCAAGTGCTGTCAATAGGTGTAGCAACTGTGAGGAACCAAAGGAAAAAACTCCAGAAGTGAAGGACAGGACTCGATTGTTTAACTACTCTGAATGTGCAGAAGAAGCATCTTTATCTATAGAGATATCCACTGTATCAAAGGGGGATCAGGACAGTTCAGATAAAAATCAGGACACTCAAATCTTTACTTAG